Proteins encoded by one window of Shewanella avicenniae:
- a CDS encoding VOC family protein, giving the protein MQRVTGIGGIFFKSADPQRIANWYRDHLGLDVADWGGAVFQWGGEGSAPGMTIWSVFAADSDKMAPSNVPFMLNFRVADLEQLLAALRAEGCEVLDETESSEFGKFGWVLDCDGNKVELWQPPAGQ; this is encoded by the coding sequence ATGCAACGGGTAACAGGAATTGGCGGTATTTTCTTTAAATCGGCCGATCCGCAGCGGATCGCTAACTGGTATCGCGATCATCTTGGCTTAGATGTGGCCGATTGGGGCGGGGCGGTATTTCAGTGGGGCGGCGAGGGCAGTGCGCCGGGCATGACCATCTGGAGTGTGTTTGCGGCTGATTCTGACAAAATGGCGCCGAGCAATGTGCCGTTTATGCTCAACTTTCGGGTTGCGGATCTGGAGCAACTACTGGCGGCACTGCGTGCTGAAGGCTGTGAGGTGCTGGATGAAACTGAGTCATCAGAATTTGGCAAATTTGGTTGGGTGCTCGATTGCGATGGCAATAAAGTGGAGTTGTGGCAACCGCCAGCGGGACAGTAA
- a CDS encoding IS4 family transposase — protein sequence MRDVTILHDLLKNQCPKIHQKRLNSLMIAVQSLLEGQRLSLTELGRNITGRVAAKHNIKRIDRLLGNPALHQERLDIYRWHAHLLCGANPMPIILVDWSDVRDKVRHLTLRASVSFEGRSVIIYERVFASADHNSPVKSHAPFIKELATILPPNCCPLIVTDAGYGNSWFRIIEAQGWFWLGRVRGHIGFKPFGSKQWHSNKSFYPSANTKARCLGFGELSKRNPIYATLHLYKANAKGRKDVRSYTAGRNHTSQESYRLGAKEPWLLATNLPAQAMTSKQLVNIYAKRMQIEETFRDMKSSQYGLGLRHSNTRCAKRFDILMLIVMLAEWTLRLLGMIATKHNWTREFQANTTRHRRVLSLIRLGREVRKRRRDYPISSEDIRWAIRHYIMQVHHMGMPKL from the coding sequence ATGCGTGATGTGACTATCTTACATGATCTTCTTAAGAATCAATGCCCTAAAATTCACCAGAAGCGACTTAATTCATTAATGATTGCTGTGCAATCATTACTTGAAGGACAGCGACTGTCCTTAACCGAGTTAGGACGAAATATTACTGGGCGAGTCGCCGCGAAACATAACATCAAACGCATAGACCGACTGCTTGGAAATCCCGCTTTGCATCAAGAGCGACTCGATATCTATCGTTGGCATGCACACCTTCTTTGTGGCGCCAACCCAATGCCTATAATTCTGGTTGATTGGTCAGATGTGCGAGACAAAGTGCGGCATCTCACCTTGCGGGCATCAGTGAGTTTCGAGGGGCGCTCAGTCATTATTTATGAACGTGTTTTTGCTTCTGCCGACCATAACTCACCAGTGAAAAGTCACGCGCCTTTTATCAAAGAGCTCGCAACAATCCTACCGCCTAACTGTTGTCCGCTGATTGTGACCGATGCAGGCTATGGCAATTCATGGTTTAGAATTATTGAAGCACAAGGATGGTTTTGGCTCGGCCGAGTGCGCGGGCATATCGGCTTTAAACCATTCGGTAGTAAGCAATGGCATAGCAATAAGTCCTTCTATCCATCGGCTAACACTAAAGCTCGCTGTTTGGGTTTTGGTGAGCTAAGCAAACGAAATCCAATTTATGCCACCCTGCATTTATACAAGGCTAATGCTAAAGGCCGTAAAGACGTACGTTCATACACGGCAGGACGTAACCATACATCCCAAGAAAGTTATCGCCTCGGAGCTAAGGAGCCATGGCTCTTAGCGACCAATCTCCCTGCTCAAGCCATGACATCTAAACAGCTCGTTAATATTTACGCCAAACGTATGCAAATAGAGGAAACTTTCCGTGATATGAAGAGCTCACAATACGGGCTAGGCTTGCGTCATAGCAATACGAGATGTGCTAAGCGTTTCGATATCTTAATGCTGATCGTAATGTTGGCTGAATGGACGCTACGATTGTTAGGGATGATAGCGACAAAACACAATTGGACACGTGAGTTTCAGGCTAACACGACGCGTCACCGGAGAGTGCTATCGTTGATCCGCTTAGGCCGAGAGGTACGAAAACGCAGGCGAGATTACCCCATTAGTAGCGAAGACATAAGGTGGGCAATAAGGCATTACATCATGCAAGTTCATCACATGGGAATGCCTAAATTATGA
- a CDS encoding family 43 glycosylhydrolase, with translation MKNRLSSKLALLPLTLALAACASTQQDVSQATSSAAQTTPKGSFTNPLFPNGADPWLEYWDGNYYLTTTTWTSELVMRKSPTLEGLANATPVNVWSSTLPEACCNFWAFEFHRLKGPNGYRWYMMYTAGQDGTLDHQHLNVLESAGDDPMGPYTYKGSMMPNTWNIDGTYLEVNGGLYLLYSQWQGDEQRNIIAEMENPWTLKPDTKHVVLTRPVLDWETSGRKVTEGPEILQHDGRTFLIYSGSFCDTPDYKLGQYELVGNDPMDINSWKKSPKPVFERTDKVFGPGHNGFFTSPDGKENWLVYHGNDHVTDGCGASRSLRAQKFTWHADGTPNFGKPLTPGELVPPPSGEDGPLKTAIQGQRYQLQDGKSTQCIASDAGVAACSASTSGWVIDATTKGFFRLANSDDGKFLGVAAGKVNEDVWHNEPFQEWHLDVGMGGYTLIKHRDSGKYLALAANGLSLVDKIDDASQWQLNPTGEVAIVSQQSGKVVSTVKGNVEQSAWSDSANQKWHFKPTDNGFFHISNGEQCIEAKDDAVVPGANLITGQCQTKTSHWRITPLEGGGIELHNRYTKQVLDLSSCGLADGTNFAQAPALGTNCQVFHLRETK, from the coding sequence ATGAAAAACAGACTAAGCAGTAAGCTTGCACTTTTGCCGCTGACACTTGCATTAGCCGCCTGTGCCTCAACGCAACAGGACGTCAGTCAGGCAACTTCATCCGCAGCACAAACAACCCCCAAGGGTAGTTTCACTAATCCACTGTTTCCAAACGGTGCCGACCCATGGTTGGAATACTGGGACGGCAACTATTACCTGACCACCACCACCTGGACCTCAGAGTTGGTGATGCGTAAATCACCCACCTTGGAAGGTCTGGCCAACGCTACGCCGGTCAACGTCTGGTCATCAACACTGCCCGAAGCCTGTTGTAACTTCTGGGCGTTTGAATTCCACCGCTTAAAAGGCCCGAACGGCTATCGTTGGTACATGATGTACACCGCAGGCCAAGACGGCACCTTAGACCATCAGCACCTTAATGTGCTGGAAAGCGCCGGTGATGACCCAATGGGCCCGTACACCTACAAAGGCTCAATGATGCCGAATACGTGGAACATCGACGGCACTTACCTCGAAGTGAACGGCGGCCTGTATCTGCTGTACTCACAGTGGCAAGGCGATGAGCAACGTAACATCATTGCAGAGATGGAAAACCCATGGACACTGAAGCCAGACACCAAACACGTGGTGCTGACCCGTCCAGTGCTGGATTGGGAAACTAGTGGCCGTAAAGTGACTGAAGGGCCAGAAATCCTGCAGCACGATGGTCGCACCTTCTTGATCTATTCAGGCAGCTTCTGTGATACCCCTGACTATAAGTTAGGCCAGTATGAATTGGTCGGTAACGATCCAATGGATATCAATTCATGGAAGAAATCACCTAAGCCAGTATTTGAACGCACCGACAAGGTGTTTGGTCCTGGTCACAACGGTTTCTTCACCTCGCCAGACGGTAAAGAAAACTGGTTGGTGTACCACGGTAACGATCACGTCACCGACGGTTGTGGCGCCAGCCGCTCACTGCGGGCGCAAAAATTCACTTGGCACGCAGACGGCACGCCAAACTTTGGTAAGCCGCTGACTCCGGGCGAATTAGTGCCGCCACCCTCTGGCGAAGATGGCCCACTGAAAACGGCGATTCAAGGTCAACGCTACCAACTGCAAGATGGCAAATCTACGCAATGTATCGCGTCTGACGCAGGCGTTGCTGCATGTTCTGCCAGCACCAGTGGTTGGGTGATTGATGCCACCACCAAAGGTTTCTTCCGTCTGGCAAACAGCGATGATGGCAAGTTCCTTGGCGTTGCTGCAGGCAAGGTGAACGAAGATGTATGGCATAACGAGCCATTCCAAGAGTGGCATTTAGATGTGGGAATGGGTGGTTACACCCTGATCAAACATCGCGACTCGGGCAAGTATCTGGCGTTGGCTGCTAACGGCCTGAGCTTGGTCGATAAAATCGATGATGCCAGCCAGTGGCAACTGAACCCAACCGGCGAGGTGGCGATTGTTAGCCAACAATCCGGTAAAGTGGTTTCTACTGTCAAAGGTAACGTGGAGCAATCCGCGTGGTCTGATAGCGCCAACCAAAAATGGCACTTCAAACCAACCGACAACGGTTTCTTCCACATCAGCAATGGCGAGCAATGTATTGAAGCCAAAGATGATGCGGTAGTGCCTGGCGCCAACCTGATCACTGGTCAGTGTCAAACCAAGACTTCACATTGGCGCATTACGCCACTGGAAGGCGGTGGTATTGAGCTGCACAACCGTTACACCAAGCAAGTGCTCGACTTATCGAGCTGTGGCTTAGCCGACGGTACTAACTTTGCCCAAGCGCCAGCGCTGGGTACGAATTGCCAAGTGTTTCATTTGCGTGAAACTAAGTAG
- a CDS encoding glycoside hydrolase family 97 protein: protein MKGYLALSGVLALLATCSASAAAWQTRFTSPDKQLSASLSLDEQGRLWYQLFHHNQPVLKPSPLGLNLNTTQFDKALSFKKEFGQEQVRSQYELWTGKQRHVEYQANDIKVSFSNPQGHTLTIEMRLSDDGLAYRYVLPEKSTDSRIVMNELTGFHFFPETKAWLQHKADAKSGWERTNPSYEEDYSQNISVTTPSPTENGWIYPALYQYGNDWIAITEAGNDGHYAGSNLAQQSPDGLYQLRFPSEKEALTNGKWLPEAKLPLHSPWRIIAVGDLNTLMSSTLGTDLADPAKITDTAWIKPGVSAWSWGLLKDESVTYPIQKQFIDYAADMHWPYILVDVNWDQNIGYQKMAELAAYAKAKNVGLLVWYNSSGPWNGTQYTPKSQLLTHDDREREFARLQKMGIKGVKVDFFPGDASSVMQYYQDILKDAAEHQLLVNFHGTTLPRGLQRTWPNLLTAEAVKGFEMITFFQEVADREATHIAMLPFTRNLFDPMDFTPMVLGDIPNIERKTSNGFELALPVLLTSGIQHLVTTPEQMSAMPEFVKRYLRSVPGSWDESRFLGGYPGKYAVIARRAGKQWFIAGINAEKEPKTLALDLSFVGNGQGWLIEDGDTPRAVVQSDIDSSIRQLTLKPSAGFVMVFN from the coding sequence ATGAAAGGTTATCTGGCGTTATCTGGCGTATTGGCGCTGTTGGCAACATGCTCAGCATCCGCAGCAGCATGGCAAACCCGCTTCACCAGCCCAGACAAACAGCTATCCGCTTCACTCAGCCTCGATGAGCAAGGCCGTTTGTGGTATCAGCTGTTTCACCATAACCAACCGGTGCTGAAACCTTCGCCACTGGGGCTTAACCTCAATACCACCCAGTTTGATAAAGCGCTGAGCTTTAAAAAAGAGTTCGGCCAAGAGCAGGTACGTAGCCAATACGAGCTGTGGACCGGCAAACAACGCCATGTGGAGTATCAAGCCAACGACATCAAAGTCAGCTTCAGTAATCCGCAAGGGCACACGCTCACCATTGAGATGCGTTTATCCGATGATGGTTTGGCATACCGTTATGTATTGCCTGAAAAATCAACCGATAGCCGCATTGTGATGAATGAACTGACTGGCTTCCACTTCTTCCCTGAAACCAAAGCTTGGCTGCAACACAAAGCCGATGCTAAGTCGGGCTGGGAACGGACTAACCCGTCTTACGAAGAAGACTACAGCCAAAATATCAGCGTCACCACGCCATCCCCAACTGAAAACGGCTGGATCTATCCTGCACTGTATCAATACGGTAACGACTGGATTGCGATTACCGAAGCGGGCAACGACGGCCACTACGCTGGCAGTAACTTGGCACAACAAAGCCCTGATGGCTTGTATCAGTTACGCTTCCCGAGCGAGAAAGAAGCGCTCACCAACGGTAAATGGCTGCCTGAAGCCAAACTGCCGTTGCATTCTCCGTGGCGGATTATCGCCGTGGGTGACTTAAATACCCTGATGAGCTCTACCCTCGGCACCGACTTAGCTGACCCGGCCAAAATCACCGACACCGCTTGGATTAAACCGGGCGTTTCGGCATGGAGCTGGGGCTTACTCAAAGATGAGTCAGTCACTTACCCCATTCAAAAGCAATTTATTGATTACGCGGCTGATATGCACTGGCCGTACATCTTGGTGGATGTGAATTGGGATCAAAACATCGGCTACCAAAAAATGGCTGAACTGGCGGCTTACGCCAAAGCTAAAAATGTTGGCTTACTGGTGTGGTACAACTCCTCTGGCCCTTGGAACGGCACCCAATACACCCCTAAAAGCCAACTGCTGACCCATGATGATCGCGAGCGCGAATTTGCCCGTTTGCAAAAGATGGGCATCAAGGGCGTTAAAGTCGATTTCTTCCCTGGTGATGCATCTTCAGTGATGCAGTATTACCAAGATATTTTGAAAGATGCTGCTGAGCATCAACTGCTGGTGAACTTCCACGGCACCACGCTCCCCCGTGGCTTGCAGCGCACTTGGCCAAACCTGCTCACCGCAGAAGCGGTGAAAGGCTTTGAGATGATCACCTTCTTCCAAGAAGTGGCCGATCGCGAAGCGACCCACATTGCCATGTTGCCGTTTACCCGCAACCTGTTTGACCCAATGGATTTCACACCGATGGTACTGGGCGATATTCCCAATATCGAGCGCAAAACCAGCAATGGTTTTGAGTTAGCGCTGCCGGTGTTATTAACTTCAGGCATTCAACATCTGGTCACCACGCCTGAGCAGATGAGTGCAATGCCTGAGTTCGTGAAGCGTTACCTGCGCTCTGTGCCCGGCAGTTGGGATGAGAGTCGATTTCTTGGGGGATATCCCGGCAAATACGCTGTGATCGCCAGACGTGCAGGCAAACAATGGTTCATCGCTGGCATTAACGCCGAAAAAGAACCTAAAACACTCGCGCTGGATCTGTCCTTTGTGGGAAATGGACAGGGATGGTTAATTGAAGACGGCGATACCCCGCGTGCGGTGGTGCAGTCTGATATCGACAGCAGTATCCGCCAGCTAACACTGAAACCGTCCGCCGGTTTTGTGATGGTTTTTAATTGA
- a CDS encoding aldose epimerase family protein yields MKGQTEQRGRGKPSLLSYCLKAAGLSLAGIALAGCSPAEQNSAPTAKPAATEHHAMNETKVSATEKSYGTLPDGTEVKQVTLTNANGIEVEVISYGGIITKMITPDAKGNMKDIALGFDTLEEYIASKNGNPYFGALIGRYGNRIADGKFTLDGKEYTLATNDGDNHLHGGKLGFDQKVWGIKPFVKDGKACVELTLTSPDGEEGYPGTLETKVVYELTADNKLDMQFTATTDKPTIVNLTQHSYFNLADSDSILDQQIQINADQYTPTRPGLIPTGEVAAVEGTPFDFRQPKAIGKDINVDNEQLTMAGGFDHNFVLRPHAKGELVLAAKVSDPVSGRALEVLTDEPAIQFYSGNFLDGSLKGKGKTYGKNSGFALEPQHNPDSPNHPEWPTTELRPGETYQIQIVYHFTTI; encoded by the coding sequence ATGAAAGGACAAACTGAACAACGAGGACGGGGCAAACCATCCCTACTGAGTTATTGCCTGAAAGCAGCTGGTTTATCGCTGGCCGGGATTGCGTTAGCAGGCTGTAGCCCTGCGGAACAAAACTCTGCCCCCACTGCCAAGCCTGCAGCAACGGAACATCACGCTATGAATGAAACAAAAGTCAGTGCAACAGAAAAAAGCTATGGCACGCTGCCAGATGGCACCGAAGTAAAACAGGTCACTCTGACCAACGCCAACGGTATTGAAGTGGAAGTGATCAGCTACGGCGGCATCATCACCAAGATGATCACCCCTGATGCCAAAGGCAATATGAAAGATATCGCCCTTGGGTTTGATACGCTGGAAGAATACATTGCCTCTAAAAACGGTAACCCATATTTTGGCGCGCTGATTGGCCGTTACGGCAACCGTATTGCTGACGGTAAATTCACCCTTGATGGCAAAGAATACACCCTCGCCACCAACGATGGTGATAACCACCTGCACGGCGGTAAATTGGGTTTTGACCAAAAAGTGTGGGGCATCAAGCCATTCGTGAAAGACGGCAAAGCCTGCGTTGAGCTCACCCTGACCAGCCCTGATGGCGAAGAAGGTTACCCAGGCACACTGGAAACCAAAGTGGTTTACGAGCTGACCGCAGACAACAAGCTTGATATGCAGTTTACTGCCACCACTGACAAGCCAACCATCGTCAACCTGACCCAACACAGCTACTTCAACTTGGCGGATAGCGACAGCATTTTGGATCAACAGATCCAAATCAATGCTGATCAATACACTCCAACTCGCCCAGGCTTGATCCCAACTGGCGAAGTGGCAGCTGTAGAAGGCACGCCGTTTGATTTCCGTCAGCCAAAAGCGATCGGTAAAGACATCAACGTGGATAACGAGCAGCTGACAATGGCCGGTGGTTTCGACCACAACTTCGTGCTGCGTCCACACGCCAAAGGCGAACTGGTATTGGCGGCGAAAGTCTCTGATCCTGTCAGCGGCCGTGCGTTAGAAGTGCTGACCGACGAGCCTGCAATCCAATTCTACTCAGGTAACTTCTTGGATGGTTCACTGAAAGGCAAAGGCAAAACTTACGGCAAAAACAGCGGTTTTGCGTTGGAGCCTCAGCACAACCCAGATTCACCGAACCACCCAGAATGGCCAACCACTGAGTTGCGTCCAGGGGAAACCTATCAGATCCAAATCGTGTATCACTTCACTACGATCTAA
- a CDS encoding beta-phosphoglucomutase family hydrolase codes for MIDLSRYRGIIFDMDGTLIDSMGSHQEAWRLVSEEYGYPWNEEYMYSLGGVPTLQTVVVLNEKYGMSHNPEEVANRKKQLWENGDHTPKLIADTLAVFEHYRPSMKIGVGTGAERAHAIEMLEATGILPRIDALVTASDVKNGKPAPDTFLDVALQLGLTPAECVVFEDTQIGANAAAAAGMDCVIVKDGKIQC; via the coding sequence ATGATCGACTTAAGCCGATATCGCGGCATTATCTTTGATATGGATGGCACTCTGATTGATTCTATGGGCTCACACCAAGAGGCGTGGCGCTTAGTGTCTGAAGAATATGGTTATCCATGGAACGAGGAGTATATGTACAGCCTCGGTGGTGTGCCAACGCTGCAAACTGTGGTGGTACTCAATGAAAAATATGGCATGAGCCATAACCCTGAAGAAGTCGCCAACCGTAAAAAACAGCTGTGGGAAAACGGCGACCATACCCCTAAATTGATTGCTGATACTTTGGCCGTATTTGAACATTACCGCCCGAGCATGAAAATAGGTGTTGGCACTGGTGCAGAGCGCGCTCACGCCATTGAGATGCTCGAAGCCACCGGCATTCTGCCAAGAATTGATGCGTTAGTGACGGCATCTGATGTCAAAAATGGTAAGCCTGCACCAGATACCTTTCTGGACGTTGCGTTACAGTTAGGGCTCACTCCCGCCGAGTGTGTGGTCTTTGAAGACACGCAAATTGGTGCCAATGCTGCGGCCGCAGCAGGAATGGATTGTGTAATTGTGAAAGATGGCAAGATCCAGTGTTAA
- the araA gene encoding L-arabinose isomerase, producing MNSIANKEVWFVTGSQTLYGPKVLETVADDSATIVASLNETGKLPVKLVCKPTVKSPEEIYNLCQQANSSTECVGLVLWMHTFSPAKMWIAGLSVLNKPWLHLHTQFRAELPWAEIDMNYMNTHQSAHGDREFGFIGTRMRKERKVVVGHWQNPTVQSQIDDWCRAALGWNESRNLKVARFGDNMRDVAVTEGNKVSAQITFGYEVNGYGVADLVEVINQVTDADVKGQIEIYRTEYDVAAALLEDEYQFKMLQNEARLELGMARFLEAGNFGAFTNTFQDLPGMTGLPGLATQRLMSQGYGYGAEGDWKTSAMVRIMKVMGQGRDGGCSFMEDYTYNFGAVDQALQAHMLEVCPTIAAAKPKVEIHRHTIGVKCDTARLLFKGKAGAGVAVSPVDLGDRFRIIVNEVDAVNPPADTPKLPVASALWEPRPNLATAAAAWIYAGGAHHTAYSQAVNTDMIIDYAEMAGVECAVIDGDTTVRSFKNELRQSAAYYHLSKGL from the coding sequence ATGAATAGCATTGCAAATAAAGAAGTGTGGTTTGTTACAGGTTCACAAACCCTGTACGGACCAAAAGTGTTGGAAACCGTTGCTGATGACAGCGCTACTATCGTAGCCAGCTTGAATGAAACCGGTAAACTGCCAGTAAAATTGGTATGTAAACCAACCGTAAAAAGCCCAGAAGAGATCTACAACCTGTGCCAACAAGCAAACTCAAGCACTGAGTGCGTGGGCTTGGTACTGTGGATGCACACCTTCTCTCCAGCCAAAATGTGGATTGCAGGTCTGAGCGTATTGAACAAACCTTGGCTGCACCTGCATACCCAATTCCGTGCTGAGCTGCCTTGGGCTGAAATCGACATGAACTACATGAACACTCACCAGAGTGCTCACGGTGACCGTGAATTCGGCTTCATCGGTACCCGTATGCGCAAAGAGCGCAAAGTGGTTGTAGGTCACTGGCAAAACCCAACTGTACAGAGCCAAATCGATGATTGGTGTCGTGCAGCACTGGGCTGGAACGAATCTCGTAACCTGAAAGTTGCCCGTTTCGGCGACAACATGCGTGACGTAGCGGTAACTGAAGGTAACAAAGTTAGCGCCCAAATCACTTTCGGTTATGAAGTTAACGGTTACGGCGTAGCTGACCTCGTTGAAGTGATCAACCAAGTGACCGACGCTGACGTTAAAGGCCAAATCGAAATCTATCGTACAGAATACGATGTAGCCGCTGCGCTGCTGGAAGATGAATACCAATTCAAAATGCTGCAAAACGAAGCACGTTTGGAACTGGGTATGGCACGCTTCCTTGAAGCCGGTAACTTCGGTGCCTTCACCAACACCTTCCAAGACTTACCAGGTATGACTGGTCTGCCAGGTTTGGCAACCCAACGCCTGATGTCTCAAGGTTACGGTTACGGTGCAGAAGGTGACTGGAAAACTTCTGCCATGGTGCGCATCATGAAAGTGATGGGTCAAGGCCGTGACGGTGGTTGTTCATTCATGGAAGACTACACTTACAACTTCGGTGCAGTTGACCAAGCCCTGCAAGCACACATGTTGGAAGTATGTCCAACAATCGCTGCTGCTAAGCCAAAAGTGGAAATCCATCGCCACACCATCGGTGTGAAATGTGATACTGCTCGTCTGCTGTTCAAAGGCAAAGCCGGTGCTGGTGTTGCGGTATCGCCAGTGGATCTGGGTGATCGTTTCCGTATCATCGTGAACGAAGTTGACGCAGTGAATCCACCTGCTGATACCCCTAAACTGCCAGTGGCTTCTGCACTGTGGGAACCACGTCCAAACTTGGCCACCGCTGCTGCAGCATGGATCTACGCTGGTGGCGCGCACCACACTGCCTACAGCCAAGCTGTTAACACTGACATGATCATCGATTATGCAGAAATGGCCGGTGTTGAATGTGCGGTGATTGATGGTGATACCACTGTGCGTTCATTCAAGAATGAATTGCGTCAGAGTGCTGCTTACTACCACCTGAGCAAAGGTCTGTAA
- a CDS encoding L-ribulose-5-phosphate 4-epimerase, with amino-acid sequence MSYKELKRQAYEANMELQTRNLVVYTFGNVSQIDRDKGVIAIKPSGVSYDKLQPEDLVIVDLENNIVEGKMRPSSDTKTHTHLYRHFDKIGGVTHTHSTYATAWAQAKVAIPCLGTTHADFVYGEIPCTAEMTAEQITRDYEEETGVQITDCYKDKDYEAAPMVLVAGHAPFTWGVDAGKSVYHAVLLEEIAKMSYLTRTLAPQGTVLSQAIADKHYYRKHGKNAYYGQN; translated from the coding sequence ATGAGTTACAAGGAACTCAAGCGCCAGGCTTATGAAGCCAACATGGAGCTGCAAACCCGTAATTTGGTGGTTTACACCTTTGGTAACGTATCTCAAATCGACCGCGACAAAGGTGTGATCGCCATTAAACCAAGTGGCGTATCTTACGATAAGTTGCAGCCTGAAGATTTGGTGATTGTGGATCTGGAAAACAATATCGTCGAAGGCAAAATGCGTCCTTCTTCTGATACCAAAACCCATACTCACTTGTACCGTCATTTTGACAAAATTGGTGGCGTGACTCATACCCACTCCACTTATGCAACCGCATGGGCACAAGCCAAAGTGGCTATTCCATGTTTGGGGACTACGCACGCAGACTTCGTATACGGTGAAATCCCATGTACTGCAGAGATGACTGCAGAGCAGATCACCCGTGATTACGAAGAAGAAACCGGTGTTCAAATCACCGATTGCTACAAAGACAAAGATTATGAAGCTGCACCGATGGTGCTGGTTGCTGGTCACGCGCCATTTACATGGGGTGTTGATGCAGGCAAATCGGTATACCACGCAGTGCTGCTCGAAGAGATTGCCAAGATGTCATATCTGACGCGCACACTGGCGCCACAAGGCACAGTGCTGAGCCAAGCAATCGCAGACAAGCATTATTACAGAAAGCACGGTAAAAACGCTTACTACGGTCAAAACTAA